The DNA segment GGTGTTCACGGATTCAGCGTGGCGGGCGGACAGGCGGGGCGGGAGGGGGCAAAGGGAAATCTGTGGACAACGGGGTGGCTGTGGATAACCGGGGAGCGACAGCGGTTACCGGTTAGAACGGCGTCGGAGGTTCGGCGTACAATATTCGGCGCGGTCTGTGTAAGCGCAGGCTGACTTCGCGTGCATGTGCGAATCCGCCCGACCTGGTCGAAAGCGGAACAAACGATGCCCGGCGGTCTCCGAGGTTCATCCGACGAGTCCGGGCACCGGCACGGCACCAGGGCGATCGGTCACCCGGCCGACCGCGACAACCGAACCGCATGCCGAGCCTAGGCCCGGCGTGCTCAACACAGAAGAGGTGCGAATCCGGCCATGGCCGTCGTCACCATGAAGCAGCTCCTCGATTCCGGCGTGCACTTCGGGCATCAGACCCGTCGCTGGAATCCGAAGATGAAGCGCTACATCCTCACCGAGCGCAACGGCATCTACATCATCGACTTGCAGCAGACGCTGACGTACATCGACCGCGCGTTCGAGTTCGTCAAGGAGACGGTCGCCCACGGCGGCACGATCCTCTTCGTCGGCACCAAGAAGCAGGCGCAGGAGGCCATCGCCAACGAGGCGCTTCGCGTGGGCATGCCGTTCGTCAACCAGCGCTGGCTCGGCGGGATGCTGACCAACTTCCAGACTGTTCACAAGCGTCTTCAGCGCCTCAAGGAGCTGGAGTCGCAGGAGCAGACCGGTGGTTTCCAGGGCCTGACCAAGCGCGAGATCCTGACGCTGACCCGCGAGAAGGACAAGCTGGAGAAGACCCTCGGCGGTATCCGCGACATGGCCAAGGTGCCGAGCGCGGTCTGGATCGTCGACACCAAGAAGGAGCACATCGCCGTCGGCGAGGCTCGCAAGCTCAACAT comes from the Prauserella marina genome and includes:
- the rpsB gene encoding 30S ribosomal protein S2 — protein: MAVVTMKQLLDSGVHFGHQTRRWNPKMKRYILTERNGIYIIDLQQTLTYIDRAFEFVKETVAHGGTILFVGTKKQAQEAIANEALRVGMPFVNQRWLGGMLTNFQTVHKRLQRLKELESQEQTGGFQGLTKREILTLTREKDKLEKTLGGIRDMAKVPSAVWIVDTKKEHIAVGEARKLNIPVVAILDTNCDPDEVDFPIPGNDDAIRSAALLTKVVAAAVAAGLMARSGRNGSAPEGQDKPEAGVAADEPLAEWELEQLAGADAAERSAAEQTTAS